One part of the Mycolicibacterium aromaticivorans JS19b1 = JCM 16368 genome encodes these proteins:
- a CDS encoding dihydrofolate reductase family protein encodes MPQLLRVHNFMLSRDGFGAGLNQCFERPFGDADQPALFAWVGATASWVGRRDPGGTRGLDDYFTRDYYNNIGAEIMGRNKFSPYRGAWEDHPEWQGWWGEEPPFHTPVFVMTHHERPSLTLGETTFHFVSDSPARVAEQAKAAAGGKDVRLGGGATTVRQFLDAGLVDTLHVAVADVTIGAGSRLWESPDELEDRFHHEVVPSPSGVTHHLFWRR; translated from the coding sequence GTGCCCCAATTGCTCAGAGTCCACAACTTCATGCTGTCGCGAGACGGTTTCGGCGCGGGCCTCAACCAGTGTTTCGAGCGTCCGTTCGGCGACGCCGATCAGCCCGCGCTCTTCGCCTGGGTGGGTGCGACGGCCAGTTGGGTGGGTCGGCGGGACCCGGGCGGTACCCGCGGCCTCGACGACTACTTCACCCGTGACTACTACAACAACATCGGCGCGGAGATCATGGGCCGCAACAAGTTCAGTCCCTACCGCGGCGCATGGGAGGACCACCCTGAATGGCAGGGCTGGTGGGGCGAGGAGCCGCCGTTCCACACGCCGGTGTTCGTCATGACCCACCACGAGCGGCCGTCGCTGACGTTGGGGGAGACGACGTTTCACTTCGTCTCCGACAGCCCGGCGCGCGTCGCGGAGCAGGCGAAGGCGGCCGCCGGGGGTAAGGACGTGAGGCTCGGCGGGGGTGCGACGACGGTTCGGCAGTTCCTCGACGCCGGCCTGGTCGACACGCTGCACGTGGCGGTCGCCGATGTGACGATCGGCGCCGGATCGCGGCTGTGGGAGTCGCCCGATGAGCTCGAGGACCGGTTCCATCACGAGGTGGTGCCCAGCCCGAGTGGGGTCACCCATCACCTGTTCTGGCGGAGATGA
- a CDS encoding deoxyribonuclease IV, which translates to MLIGSHVHGDDPLAAAAADGAEAVQFFLGNPQSWKKPQPRDDAETLKASPVPLYVHAPYLINVASANNRVRIPSRKILQDTCDAAAEIDATAVIVHGGHADDNDMEAGFERWAKALAQLETSVPVYLENTAGGDHAMARHFDTIARLWERIADTGIGFCLDTCHAWAAGEELIDAVERIKAITGRIDLVHCNDSRDAKGSGADRHANFGTGQIDPQLLVAVVQAADAPVICETADEGRKDDIAFLREHVG; encoded by the coding sequence GTGCTCATTGGTTCCCATGTCCACGGCGATGACCCGCTGGCGGCCGCGGCCGCCGACGGCGCCGAGGCGGTGCAGTTCTTTCTCGGCAATCCGCAGAGCTGGAAGAAGCCCCAACCGCGCGACGATGCCGAGACGCTGAAGGCGTCGCCGGTCCCCCTGTACGTGCATGCGCCGTATCTGATCAACGTGGCGTCGGCCAACAACCGGGTGCGGATCCCGTCGCGCAAGATCCTCCAGGACACCTGCGACGCCGCCGCCGAGATCGACGCGACCGCCGTGATCGTGCACGGGGGTCACGCCGACGACAACGACATGGAGGCCGGCTTCGAGCGTTGGGCCAAGGCGCTGGCGCAGCTGGAGACCAGCGTGCCGGTGTATCTGGAGAACACCGCAGGCGGCGATCACGCGATGGCACGCCACTTCGACACGATCGCCCGGCTGTGGGAGCGCATCGCCGACACCGGCATCGGGTTCTGCCTCGACACCTGCCACGCCTGGGCGGCCGGCGAGGAGCTGATCGATGCCGTCGAGCGGATCAAAGCCATCACCGGGCGCATCGACCTGGTGCACTGCAACGATTCCCGCGATGCCAAAGGGTCCGGCGCTGACCGGCACGCCAATTTCGGTACGGGACAGATCGATCCGCAACTTCTGGTCGCGGTCGTGCAGGCGGCCGACGCGCCGGTGATCTGCGAGACGGCCGACGAGGGCCGCAAGGACGACATCGCCTTTCTGCGGGAACACGTCGGCTAG
- a CDS encoding alpha/beta hydrolase family esterase, with protein MWARRVALLVALCLVAACAPATGFAPGVSAHTIQVGGVDRDYRLYVPDGLPKSAPLVVMLHGWTGSAEQAQREYGWDEQADSTKFVVAYPDGVGGSWNADGCCGQASKDKVDDVGFITAAVRNITEKLDIDKTRIYAAGISNGGIMAYKLACNTDLFAAIGPDAATQLAACPAPRPTSVLHIHGTDDRLVRYDGQPGTALPIATMTPPDVSAFWRNVDHCEPPATTVDGDLTTSVAGCPSGRSVELITVAGGEHDWPSFATERMWDFFAAHPRASG; from the coding sequence GTGTGGGCTCGTCGAGTCGCGCTGCTGGTCGCGCTGTGTCTGGTGGCGGCCTGCGCACCCGCGACCGGGTTCGCGCCAGGTGTCAGTGCGCACACGATCCAGGTCGGCGGTGTCGACCGCGACTACCGGCTCTACGTTCCCGACGGTCTGCCGAAGTCGGCGCCGCTGGTCGTGATGCTGCACGGGTGGACCGGTAGCGCCGAACAGGCACAGCGGGAATACGGCTGGGACGAGCAGGCCGACTCCACCAAGTTCGTGGTCGCCTATCCAGACGGGGTGGGCGGATCCTGGAACGCCGACGGGTGTTGCGGGCAGGCGAGCAAGGACAAGGTCGACGACGTCGGTTTCATCACCGCCGCAGTCCGCAACATCACCGAGAAACTGGACATCGACAAGACACGCATCTATGCCGCCGGGATCAGCAACGGCGGCATCATGGCGTACAAATTAGCCTGCAACACCGACCTTTTCGCGGCCATCGGGCCGGACGCGGCCACTCAACTCGCTGCCTGCCCGGCGCCGCGCCCGACGTCGGTGCTGCACATCCACGGCACCGACGACCGCCTGGTCCGCTACGACGGGCAACCCGGGACCGCCCTGCCGATCGCGACCATGACGCCGCCCGATGTCAGTGCGTTCTGGCGCAACGTCGATCACTGCGAACCTCCGGCGACGACCGTCGACGGAGATCTCACGACCTCGGTCGCCGGCTGTCCGAGTGGACGCAGCGTCGAGCTGATCACCGTGGCCGGTGGTGAACACGACTGGCCATCGTTCGCCACCGAGCGAATGTGGGACTTCTTCGCCGCGCATCCCCGCGCGAGCGGCTAG
- a CDS encoding cupin domain-containing protein — translation MKPNSVIHAATQWLEHEPVPADQSVRGEPHTGTAELGSFGGLEVGVWEMTPGVMRDVEADELFVVLSGAATVEFDDGSPTLTLGAGDVVRLAKDTPTVWTVTETLRKVYLT, via the coding sequence GTGAAGCCGAACTCCGTCATCCACGCCGCCACCCAATGGCTCGAACACGAACCGGTGCCCGCCGACCAGTCGGTGCGCGGTGAGCCGCACACCGGAACGGCCGAACTCGGATCGTTCGGCGGCCTGGAAGTGGGAGTGTGGGAGATGACGCCCGGAGTCATGCGCGATGTCGAAGCCGACGAACTGTTCGTGGTGCTCTCCGGCGCGGCCACAGTCGAATTCGACGACGGTAGCCCGACGCTCACGCTGGGTGCCGGCGACGTGGTGCGATTGGCCAAGGACACCCCGACCGTGTGGACGGTGACCGAGACGCTGCGAAAGGTCTATCTGACCTAG
- a CDS encoding acyl-CoA dehydrogenase family protein, with protein sequence MSDTHVVTNQVPPLTDHNPASSAVLIEALIREGGQWGVDEVTELGALAGSAQAQRWGELADRNQPILHTHDRYGYRVDEIEYDPAYHELMRTAIAHGVHAAPWADDRPGAHVVRAAKMGVWTPEPGHVCPISMTYAVVPALRHNPDLAAIYEPLLTSRRYDPELKVPATKVGITAGMSMTEKQGGSDVRAGTTQAVRNGDGSYTITGHKWFTSAAMSDIFLVLAQAPGGLSCFMLPRVLPDGTRNRMFLQRLKDKLGNHANASSEVEYDGAIAWLVGEEGRGVPTIIEMVNLTRLDCTLGSATSMRNGLTRAVHHTQHRKAFGAYLIDQPLMRNVIADLAVEAEAATIVAMRMAGATDAVVRGDERETLLRRIGLAAAKYWVCKRATPHAAEAMECLGGNGYAEESGMPRLYREAPLMGIWEGSGNVSALDTLRAMATRPECVGVLFDELATTAGQDARLDAHVAELRSELEDLDGIEYRARTIAEDITVALQGSLLVRHGHPAVAEAFLASRVGGNWGGAFGTLPAGLDLAPIIERCLVKG encoded by the coding sequence ATGTCGGATACGCATGTCGTCACCAACCAGGTCCCCCCGCTGACGGACCACAACCCGGCCAGCTCGGCGGTCCTGATCGAGGCGCTCATTCGCGAGGGCGGCCAGTGGGGCGTGGACGAGGTCACCGAGCTCGGCGCGCTGGCGGGCAGTGCCCAGGCGCAGCGCTGGGGCGAGCTGGCCGATCGCAACCAGCCGATCCTGCACACCCACGACCGCTACGGCTACCGCGTCGACGAGATCGAGTACGACCCCGCCTATCACGAGCTGATGCGGACGGCGATCGCCCACGGCGTGCACGCCGCGCCGTGGGCCGACGACCGTCCCGGCGCCCATGTGGTCCGCGCGGCGAAGATGGGGGTGTGGACTCCCGAGCCCGGGCACGTCTGCCCGATCTCGATGACCTACGCCGTCGTCCCCGCGCTGCGGCACAACCCCGACCTCGCCGCGATCTACGAGCCGTTGCTGACCAGCAGGCGCTACGACCCCGAACTGAAAGTGCCTGCCACCAAAGTCGGCATCACCGCGGGAATGTCGATGACCGAGAAGCAGGGCGGCTCCGACGTCCGGGCCGGCACCACCCAAGCCGTCCGCAACGGCGACGGCAGCTACACCATCACAGGCCACAAATGGTTCACCTCCGCGGCGATGAGCGACATCTTCCTGGTGTTGGCGCAGGCGCCCGGCGGACTGAGCTGTTTCATGCTGCCGCGGGTACTTCCCGACGGCACCCGCAATCGAATGTTCCTGCAGCGCTTGAAGGACAAGCTCGGCAACCACGCCAACGCCTCCAGCGAGGTGGAGTACGACGGCGCCATCGCCTGGCTGGTCGGCGAGGAAGGCCGCGGTGTTCCCACCATCATCGAGATGGTCAACCTCACCCGGCTGGACTGCACCCTGGGCAGCGCCACCAGCATGCGCAACGGCTTGACCCGCGCGGTGCACCACACCCAGCACCGCAAGGCATTCGGCGCCTATCTGATCGACCAGCCGTTGATGCGCAATGTGATCGCCGACCTCGCCGTGGAGGCCGAGGCGGCCACCATCGTCGCGATGCGGATGGCCGGGGCCACCGATGCCGTCGTCCGCGGGGACGAACGGGAGACCTTGCTACGCCGGATCGGTCTGGCCGCCGCCAAGTACTGGGTGTGCAAACGTGCCACCCCGCATGCCGCCGAGGCGATGGAATGCCTGGGCGGCAACGGCTATGCCGAGGAATCCGGAATGCCGCGGCTGTACCGCGAGGCGCCGCTGATGGGTATCTGGGAAGGGTCGGGCAACGTCAGCGCGCTGGACACGTTGCGCGCCATGGCAACCCGCCCCGAGTGCGTCGGTGTCCTCTTCGATGAACTGGCGACCACCGCCGGGCAGGATGCTCGTCTGGACGCCCATGTCGCCGAATTGCGTTCGGAGCTGGAGGACCTCGACGGCATCGAGTACCGCGCCCGCACGATCGCCGAGGACATCACCGTCGCGCTGCAGGGCTCGCTGCTGGTGCGCCACGGTCATCCGGCGGTTGCCGAGGCCTTCCTGGCCTCCCGAGTCGGCGGCAATTGGGGCGGTGCGTTCGGGACGCTGCCCGCCGGACTCGACCTGGCGCCGATCATCGAACGCTGCCTGGTGAAGGGATGA
- a CDS encoding crotonase/enoyl-CoA hydratase family protein, translating into MTELTTMTYEVTDRIARITFNRPDKGNAIVAETPLELAALVERADLDPNVHVILVSGRGEGFCAGFDLGAYADGSSSAGGGDRQGTVLDGKTQAVNHKADRPWDPMIDYQMMSRFVRGFSSLMHADKPTVVKIHGYCVAGGTDIALHADQVIAASDAKIGYPPTRVWGVPAAGLWAHRLGDQRAKRLLLTGDCITGAQAAEWGLAVEAPDPADLDERTERLVERIAAVPVNQLIMVKLAMNTALYQQGVATSRMVSTVFDGIARHTPEGHAFVADAREHGFREAVRHRDEPFGDHGRGASGV; encoded by the coding sequence ATGACCGAACTCACGACGATGACCTACGAGGTCACCGATCGGATTGCCCGCATCACCTTCAATCGGCCCGACAAGGGCAACGCGATCGTCGCGGAGACCCCGCTGGAGTTGGCTGCGCTGGTTGAACGGGCCGACCTGGACCCGAACGTCCACGTCATCTTGGTGTCGGGCCGCGGCGAAGGATTCTGCGCGGGTTTCGATCTCGGTGCCTACGCCGACGGCTCGTCGTCGGCCGGCGGCGGAGACCGGCAGGGGACCGTGCTCGACGGTAAGACGCAGGCGGTCAACCACAAGGCCGACCGGCCGTGGGATCCGATGATCGACTATCAGATGATGAGCCGTTTCGTGCGTGGCTTCTCCAGCCTGATGCACGCCGACAAGCCGACGGTGGTGAAGATTCACGGGTATTGCGTGGCGGGCGGCACCGATATCGCGCTGCACGCCGACCAGGTGATCGCCGCCTCCGACGCGAAGATCGGCTATCCGCCGACCCGGGTGTGGGGTGTTCCCGCTGCCGGGCTGTGGGCGCATCGCCTGGGTGATCAACGCGCCAAACGCCTTCTGCTGACCGGGGATTGCATCACCGGCGCGCAGGCCGCCGAGTGGGGACTGGCGGTCGAGGCGCCGGATCCGGCCGACCTCGACGAGCGCACCGAACGGCTCGTCGAGCGCATCGCCGCGGTGCCGGTGAATCAGTTGATCATGGTCAAGCTGGCGATGAACACCGCGCTGTACCAGCAGGGTGTGGCGACGAGTCGGATGGTCAGCACAGTGTTCGACGGGATCGCCCGGCACACCCCGGAGGGGCACGCGTTCGTGGCGGACGCCCGCGAGCACGGCTTCCGGGAGGCGGTCCGCCACCGCGACGAGCCGTTCGGTGACCACGGGCGTGGCGCCTCGGGAGTGTGA
- a CDS encoding PaaX family transcriptional regulator C-terminal domain-containing protein: protein MTARSVVLSVLLGAHPAWATSAELLQLTSDFGIREQTLRVALTRMVAAGDLVRSDDGYRLSDRLLTRQRRQDDALYPRMRDWNGDWVTLVITAVGMDARDRAALRNSLQLKRFGEIREGVWLRPDNLDDELPAEIAERVRVLRARDDDPAELTGRLWDLDGWADTGRQLLDDIAAADDIPARFRAAAAIVRHLLTDPVLPDELLPARWPGAALRQAYADFAAELVARRDQGQLVEAT from the coding sequence ATGACCGCCCGGTCGGTGGTGCTGAGTGTCTTGCTCGGCGCCCACCCGGCTTGGGCCACGTCGGCCGAATTGCTCCAGCTGACATCGGATTTCGGCATCCGCGAGCAGACCCTGCGGGTGGCGCTGACCCGGATGGTGGCCGCCGGCGATCTGGTGCGTTCCGACGACGGGTATCGACTGTCCGACCGGCTGCTGACCCGCCAGCGCCGCCAGGACGATGCGCTCTATCCGCGCATGCGCGACTGGAACGGCGACTGGGTCACCTTGGTGATCACCGCGGTCGGCATGGATGCCCGGGACCGAGCCGCGTTGCGAAACAGTCTGCAGCTCAAGCGGTTCGGTGAGATCCGGGAGGGAGTCTGGCTACGCCCGGACAACCTCGATGACGAGCTGCCCGCCGAGATCGCTGAGCGGGTGCGGGTACTGCGCGCACGTGACGATGATCCGGCCGAGCTGACCGGTCGGCTGTGGGATCTGGATGGCTGGGCCGACACCGGGCGTCAGCTCCTGGATGACATCGCCGCGGCTGACGACATTCCGGCCAGGTTCCGTGCCGCCGCCGCGATTGTGCGCCACCTACTCACCGATCCGGTGCTGCCGGACGAACTGCTGCCCGCGCGCTGGCCCGGCGCCGCACTGCGGCAGGCCTATGCAGACTTCGCCGCCGAGCTGGTCGCGCGGCGGGATCAGGGCCAACTGGTGGAGGCGACATGA
- a CDS encoding crotonase/enoyl-CoA hydratase family protein: MTDEPNPVRVERNGGVTTVILDRPQARNAVNGPTAMALFNAFEEFDNDESASVAVLWGDNGTFCAGADLKAIGTPDTNPTHRDGPGPMGPSRMQLSKPVIAAVSGYAVAGGLELALWCDLRVVDEDAVFGVFCRRWGVPLIDGGTVRLPRLIGHSRAMDLILTGRAVGAEEALAIGLANRVVPPGQSRQAAEELAAELAQLPQLCLRSDRMSALNQWGQSEADAMDFEFGSLSRVAAESLAGAQRFAKGAGRHGAKA, from the coding sequence ATGACCGATGAACCGAATCCGGTGAGAGTGGAGCGCAACGGAGGAGTCACGACGGTGATACTCGACCGTCCGCAGGCCCGCAATGCCGTCAACGGTCCCACCGCGATGGCCCTGTTCAACGCCTTCGAGGAGTTCGACAATGACGAGTCGGCGTCGGTGGCGGTCCTATGGGGCGACAACGGAACCTTCTGCGCCGGAGCCGATCTCAAGGCCATCGGCACACCTGACACCAACCCGACCCACCGCGATGGGCCGGGCCCGATGGGACCCAGCCGCATGCAGTTGTCCAAACCCGTGATCGCTGCGGTCAGCGGATACGCCGTGGCCGGTGGACTTGAGCTGGCGCTGTGGTGCGACCTACGGGTGGTGGACGAAGACGCCGTGTTCGGTGTGTTCTGCCGCCGGTGGGGGGTACCGCTGATCGACGGGGGCACCGTGCGCCTGCCTCGTCTCATCGGTCACAGCCGCGCGATGGACCTGATCCTGACCGGCCGGGCCGTCGGCGCCGAGGAAGCCCTGGCCATCGGTCTGGCCAATCGGGTGGTGCCGCCGGGTCAGAGCCGCCAGGCAGCTGAGGAATTGGCCGCCGAACTGGCCCAGCTCCCGCAGCTGTGCCTGCGTTCGGACCGGATGTCGGCGCTCAACCAGTGGGGTCAGTCCGAAGCTGACGCCATGGACTTCGAATTCGGCAGCCTGTCGCGGGTGGCCGCCGAGTCCCTCGCCGGTGCGCAGCGGTTCGCCAAGGGGGCCGGCCGGCACGGCGCGAAGGCATAG
- a CDS encoding DUF3060 domain-containing protein, giving the protein MHSPTLIAGISVLAAIALAGCGSTSKQSTSPTATAGQSGAQVEVGNTINYGSFGTTAEIDCADGKSLNVGGSNNTLTVKGTCASVNIGGADNKITFGTIDKELSVVGLNNTITYKGDPKVNNLGSGNTLNKS; this is encoded by the coding sequence ATGCACTCCCCCACACTCATCGCTGGGATCAGCGTTCTCGCCGCAATCGCCCTGGCGGGCTGCGGTTCCACCAGTAAGCAATCCACCTCCCCGACGGCCACCGCCGGACAGTCGGGAGCACAGGTGGAAGTGGGCAACACCATCAATTACGGCTCGTTCGGCACGACCGCGGAGATCGACTGCGCCGACGGCAAGTCGCTGAACGTCGGCGGGTCCAACAACACGTTGACGGTCAAAGGCACGTGCGCGTCGGTGAACATCGGCGGCGCGGACAACAAGATCACCTTCGGCACGATCGACAAGGAACTCTCCGTCGTCGGCCTCAACAACACGATCACCTACAAAGGCGACCCGAAGGTGAACAACCTGGGTTCGGGCAACACGCTCAACAAGTCGTAG
- a CDS encoding TetR/AcrR family transcriptional regulator, translating to MTSRPEPESAAARPRPGSRSSARSNKLSREVIVNAALTFLDREGWDGLTINALATQLGTKGPSLYNHVHSLEDLRRTVRMHVIDDILQMLSTVGQGRTRDDAVTAMASAYRSYAHHHPGRYSAFTRMPLGGDDPEFTAASHAAAAPVIEVLASYGLDGDDAFYASLEFWAALHGFVLLEMTGVMDMVDTDAVFSDMVLRLAAGMARRNGAHG from the coding sequence ATGACATCTCGGCCGGAACCGGAGTCGGCGGCTGCCCGCCCGCGCCCCGGAAGCCGGTCGTCGGCGAGGTCGAACAAGCTCAGCCGCGAGGTCATCGTCAACGCGGCCCTGACCTTCCTCGATCGGGAAGGCTGGGACGGACTCACCATCAACGCACTGGCCACCCAATTGGGCACCAAGGGGCCATCGCTCTACAACCACGTGCACAGCCTGGAAGATCTACGTCGCACGGTCCGGATGCACGTCATCGACGACATCCTGCAGATGCTGTCCACCGTCGGGCAGGGCCGCACCCGCGACGACGCCGTGACCGCGATGGCCAGCGCCTACCGCAGCTACGCGCACCATCACCCCGGCCGCTATTCGGCTTTCACCCGGATGCCGTTGGGCGGTGATGACCCCGAGTTCACGGCGGCCTCGCATGCCGCCGCGGCCCCGGTCATCGAGGTGCTCGCCTCGTACGGCCTGGACGGCGACGACGCGTTTTACGCCTCGCTGGAGTTCTGGGCCGCGCTGCACGGCTTCGTGCTGCTGGAGATGACGGGTGTGATGGACATGGTCGACACCGATGCGGTGTTCTCCGACATGGTCTTGCGACTCGCGGCCGGGATGGCGCGCCGGAACGGAGCGCACGGCTGA
- the rpsL gene encoding 30S ribosomal protein S12 has translation MPTIQQLVRKGRTDKVAKVKTAALKGSPQRRGVCTRVYTTTPKKPNSALRKVARVKLTTGVEVTAYIPGEGHNLQEHSMVLVRGGRVKDLPGVRYKIIRGSLDTQGVKNRKQARSRYGAKKEKS, from the coding sequence ATGCCAACCATTCAGCAGCTGGTCCGCAAGGGTCGCACCGACAAGGTCGCGAAGGTGAAGACCGCGGCCCTCAAGGGCAGCCCGCAGCGCCGCGGCGTGTGCACCCGCGTGTACACGACCACCCCGAAGAAGCCGAACTCGGCACTTCGCAAGGTCGCGCGCGTGAAGCTGACGACCGGCGTCGAGGTGACCGCCTACATCCCCGGTGAGGGCCACAACCTGCAGGAGCACTCGATGGTGCTGGTGCGCGGCGGCCGTGTGAAGGACCTCCCCGGCGTTCGCTACAAGATCATCCGCGGCTCGCTGGACACCCAGGGTGTCAAGAACCGCAAGCAGGCCCGTAGCCGTTACGGCGCGAAGAAGGAGAAGAGCTAA
- the rpsG gene encoding 30S ribosomal protein S7 — protein MPRKGPAPKRPLVNDPVYGSQLVTQLVNKVLLDGKKSLAERIVYGALEQARDKTGTDPVITLKRALDNVKPALEVRSRRVGGATYQVPVEVRPERSTTLALRWLVSFSKARREKTMIERLANEILDASNGLGAAVKRREDTHKMAEANRAFAHYRW, from the coding sequence ATGCCGCGCAAGGGTCCCGCGCCGAAGCGCCCGTTGGTCAATGACCCGGTCTACGGCTCGCAGCTGGTCACCCAGCTGGTCAACAAAGTCCTGCTGGACGGGAAGAAATCGCTGGCAGAACGCATTGTTTATGGTGCGCTCGAGCAGGCTCGTGACAAGACCGGCACCGATCCGGTCATCACCCTGAAGCGCGCTCTCGACAACGTCAAGCCCGCGCTTGAGGTGCGTAGCCGTCGCGTCGGTGGCGCTACCTATCAGGTGCCCGTCGAGGTACGCCCGGAACGCTCCACCACGCTGGCCCTGCGCTGGTTGGTGAGCTTCTCCAAGGCGCGCCGCGAGAAGACCATGATTGAGCGTCTGGCCAACGAGATCCTCGACGCCAGCAATGGCCTGGGTGCAGCCGTGAAGCGGCGCGAAGACACCCACAAGATGGCCGAGGCGAACCGGGCCTTCGCGCACTACCGCTGGTGA